Genomic window (Gemmatimonadota bacterium):
GGTGGTGGTTACCGTAATCGCCTTGTCTTCGCCATTGATGCTCATGTGGCCATCGCGTTTGGAGACGAACACCGCGCCGGACGAGGTGAGCTTTCCCTTGAATGTGGCGGGCGGGGTCGGAGTCCCGTCGGGACGGGGGCCCGCCTCCATCTTCGCGACCAGGGAGTCGCCCTCCTGGGCGATGGTGAGCACCCCCTTGCCCATGATCGCTGTCTGTCCGCCCGCCTCGACCCGGCGGCCTGCCTCGTATTCAATATTCCATTTTCCGACCAGGGCCGGTGCCTGTTGAGCCTGAAGGGAGCCGACCGAGCCCAGCAGCAAGGCTGCTGCGGCAAACGTGCGTTTCATGCGTGTCCCCGAGGAGAGAGTGGACGAACCGAGGTGCAGAACCGAGAAGAGGGATGCGGGAACCATGGCAGGCGTCGCATCGGACTGGGCCGCCTTGGCTTCGAGCATCCCCCAGGCCAGCCCCCTCTTGCGCGATTCGCCCCGATTTCTTAGCGTCTAGGGGTCCAAGCGTTACAGATTGCGTTGCCAGAATAGCGCGCTGCTAATCCGGTGCCGCCTTGTCGAGTGGAGTTCGGCTCCACTAGCCGAAGGCGCCTTCCATCGCACCCCAGGGTGCGTGGCGGCGTCTTTTTCTGTTTTCGCCCGACCCGACCTCTTCTCGAAGCAGGGGCCATGACCCGAATGTCGCGTACGCCCGCAGAGAACGGTGGTGCAGCCCTCATCGAGCCGCACGCTACCGCCACCCTCGATCGCAGCCAGTTCCTCCACGCCCTGCAGCAGGTCCGCGGTGGCGATTTCTCGGTCCGCCTGCCGGGCGACTGGTCGGGAATGGACGGGAAGATCGCCGACACCTTCAACGAGATCGTCGCCGCCAATCAACAGATCGCGGCGGAATTGAAGCGCGTTGGCCAGGTGGTCGGCCGGGAAGGGAAGACGCGCCAGCGCGCGAAGTTCGAGCAATCGAAAGGCTCGTGGGGCGAGATGGAAGCGTCGGTGAATACCCTGATCGACGACCTCCTGAGGCCGACGACAGAAGTCACCGGCGCCATCGCAGCGGTCGCCCAGGGGCACCTGACCCAGACCATCCGTCTTGACGTCGACGGCCGGCCGCTCGAGGGCGAGTTCCTCCGCTCCGCCACCATCGTCAACACGATGATCCAGCAGCTCGGCGTCTTCACCTCGGAAGTCACCCGCGTGGCGCGCGAAGTCGGCTCCGATGGCAAGCTCGGCGGGCAGGCGCAGGTCCCCGGCGTCGGCGGCGTCTGGAAGGACCTCACCGAGTCGGTCAACTCGATGGCCAGCAACCTGACCGCGCAGGTCCGCAACATCTCCGAAGTCACCATCGCGATTGCCAGCGGCGACCTTTCCCGCAAGATCACCGTCGACGTGCGCGGCGAGATCCTGCAGTTGAAGGAAGCGATCAACACGATGGTCGATCAGCTTCGCTCGTTCGCCTCCGAGGTCACCCGAGTCGCCCGCGAAGTCGGCACCGAAGGAAAACTTGGCGGGCAGGCCGTGGTCCCTGGTGTCGCCGGTACCTGGAAGGACCTGACCGATTCGGTCAACGCCATGGCCGGCAACCTGACGGCGCAGGTCCGCAACATCGCTGAGGTGACGACCGCTGTCGCCCGCGGCGACCTGTCGCGCAAGATCACGGTCAACGTGTCGGGCGAAATTCTGGCACTGAAGGACACCATCAATACGATGGTGGACCAGCTCAACGCATTTGCCGGCGAGGTGACCCGCGTCGCCCGTGAAGTAGGCACCGAAGGGAAGCTCGGCGGCCAGGCAGAAGTGCCGGGCGTGGGCGGTACCTGGAAAGACCTCACCGACAACGTCAATTTCATGACGAGCAACCTGACGGCGCAGGTGCGCAACATCGCCGAAGTCGCGACCGCGATCGCCCGTGGCGACCTGTCGAAGAAGATCACCGTGCACGTCAGCGGCGAAATTCTGCAGCTCAAGGAAACGCTGAACACGATGGTCGACCAGCTCAACGGTTTCGCGTCGGAAGTGACGCGCGTCGCCCGCGAGGTCGGCACCGAAGGGCGGCTCGGTGGGCAGGCCGCGGTGCCCGGCGTGGCCGGCACCTGGAAAGACCTGACCGACAACGTGAACCTGCTGGCCGCAAACCTCACCACACAGGTACGCAACATCGCTGAGGTCACGACCGCCGTGGCTCGCGGCGACCTGTCGCGCAAGATCACCGTGGACGTGAAGGGTGAAGTGCTCGAGCTGAAGGTCACCATCAACGCGATGGTCGACCAGCTCAACGCCTTTGCGGCCGAAGTGACCCGGGTCGCCCGCGAAGTCGGTACCGAAGGGAAGCTCGGCGGACAGGCACAGGTGCAAGGCGTTGCCGGCACCTGGAAGGACCTCACCGACTCGGTCAACTCGATGGCGAGCAACCTGACCGGTCAGGTCCGCAATATCGTGGAAGTTGCAACCGCCGTGGCCCGAGGCGACCTGTCGCGCAAGATCACTGTCGACGTGAAGGGCGAGATCCTTGAGCTGAAAGACACGCTCAACACAATGGTCGACCAGCTCAATGCCTTCGCCTCCGAGGTGACTCGCGTGGCGCGCGAGGTCGGCACCGATGGACGACTCGGTGGACAGGCGCTGGTGCCCGGGGTCGGTGGCACATGGAAGGACCTGACTGACTCGGTCAACTTCATGGCCTCGAACCTGACGGCACAGGTGCGCAACATCGCCGAAGTCGCCACGGCGATCGCGACGGGCGACCTTTCCAAGAAGATCACCGTGGACGTCTCGGGTGAAATCCTTGAGCTCAAGGACACGCTCAACACGATGGTCGACCAGCTCAACGCGTTCGCTTCCGAAGTGACCCGCGTGGCGCGCGAGGTCGGCACCGAAGGGAAGCTTGGCGGTCAGGCACAAGTGCCTGGCGTGGCCGGTACCTGGAAGGGCCTCACCGACAACGTGAACTTCATGGCCGGCAACCTGACAGCGCAGGTCCGCAACATCGCCGAGGTCACCACGGCCGTCGCGCGCGGCGACCTCTCGCGCAAGATCACCGTCAACGTGTCGGGGGAAATCCTCGAACTCAAGAACACCATCAATACGATGGTCGACCAGCTCAACGGCTTTGCGGGCGAAGTGACGCGTGTCGCTCGCGAAGTCGGTACCGAAGGGAAGCTCGGTGGTCAGGCCGAAGTGCCCGGGGTAGCGGGAACGTGGAAGGACCTCACCGACTCCGTCAACTCGATGGCGAGCAACCTGACGGCGCAGGTCCGCAACATTGCAGAGGTGACAATCGCAGTGGCCAGCGGTGACCTCTCCAAGAAGATCACCGTCGACGTGCGCGGCGAGCTGCTGCAGCTCAAGGAAGCGATCAACACGATGGTCGAGCAGCTGCGCTCATTCGCCGCCGAAGTCACCCGAGTGGCCCGCGAAGTTGGCACCGACGGCAAGCTGGGCGGGCAGGCGAACGTCCCGGGCGTGGCCGGTACCTGGAAAGATCTCACCGACAACGTGAACCTCCTTGCCGCCAACCTCACCACGCAGGTGCGTAACATCGCCGAGGTCACGACTGCGGTGGCACGCGGAGACCTTTCGCGCAAGATCACGGTGGACGTGAAGGGTGAAATTCTCGAGCTCAAGCTGACCATCAACACGATGGTCGACCAGCTCAACGCCTTCGCCGCCGAGGTGACTCGCGTCGCCCGCGAGGTCGGCACCGATGGCAAGCTCGGTGGCCAGGCCAAGGTGCCGGGCGTGGCAGGCACGTGGAAGGACCTCACCGACAACGTCAACGTGATGGCCGTCAACCTGACCGAGCAGGTGCGTGGCATCGTGAAGGTCGTCACGGCGGTGGCCAATGGCGACT
Coding sequences:
- a CDS encoding HAMP domain-containing protein, which codes for MSRTPAENGGAALIEPHATATLDRSQFLHALQQVRGGDFSVRLPGDWSGMDGKIADTFNEIVAANQQIAAELKRVGQVVGREGKTRQRAKFEQSKGSWGEMEASVNTLIDDLLRPTTEVTGAIAAVAQGHLTQTIRLDVDGRPLEGEFLRSATIVNTMIQQLGVFTSEVTRVAREVGSDGKLGGQAQVPGVGGVWKDLTESVNSMASNLTAQVRNISEVTIAIASGDLSRKITVDVRGEILQLKEAINTMVDQLRSFASEVTRVAREVGTEGKLGGQAVVPGVAGTWKDLTDSVNAMAGNLTAQVRNIAEVTTAVARGDLSRKITVNVSGEILALKDTINTMVDQLNAFAGEVTRVAREVGTEGKLGGQAEVPGVGGTWKDLTDNVNFMTSNLTAQVRNIAEVATAIARGDLSKKITVHVSGEILQLKETLNTMVDQLNGFASEVTRVAREVGTEGRLGGQAAVPGVAGTWKDLTDNVNLLAANLTTQVRNIAEVTTAVARGDLSRKITVDVKGEVLELKVTINAMVDQLNAFAAEVTRVAREVGTEGKLGGQAQVQGVAGTWKDLTDSVNSMASNLTGQVRNIVEVATAVARGDLSRKITVDVKGEILELKDTLNTMVDQLNAFASEVTRVAREVGTDGRLGGQALVPGVGGTWKDLTDSVNFMASNLTAQVRNIAEVATAIATGDLSKKITVDVSGEILELKDTLNTMVDQLNAFASEVTRVAREVGTEGKLGGQAQVPGVAGTWKGLTDNVNFMAGNLTAQVRNIAEVTTAVARGDLSRKITVNVSGEILELKNTINTMVDQLNGFAGEVTRVAREVGTEGKLGGQAEVPGVAGTWKDLTDSVNSMASNLTAQVRNIAEVTIAVASGDLSKKITVDVRGELLQLKEAINTMVEQLRSFAAEVTRVAREVGTDGKLGGQANVPGVAGTWKDLTDNVNLLAANLTTQVRNIAEVTTAVARGDLSRKITVDVKGEILELKLTINTMVDQLNAFAAEVTRVAREVGTDGKLGGQAKVPGVAGTWKDLTDNVNVMAVNLTEQVRGIVKVVTAVANGDLQPKLTVNAKGEVAALAETINNMTGTLATFADQVTTVAREVGVEGRLGGQANVPGAAGTWKDLTGNVNLLAANLTTQVRAIAEVATAVTQGDLTRSISVEARGEVAELKDNLNTMIDNLRLTTDRNTEQDWLKTNLARFTSMLQGQRDLATVGRMLLSELTPLVNAHQGVIYRRESADAEELRLVAAFADDGHSAPRQTLRMGEGLLGQCAIEKRLLILSELPRDTVAIGSSLFRATPRNVIVLPVLFEGEVKAVIELASLGEFTASHLAFLEQLTASIGIVLNSIEATMQTEGFLKQSQQLAAELQTQQGELQQTNEQLAQKAQQLAEQNAEVERKNQEIEQARRAVEEKATELALTSKYKSEFLANMSHELRTPLNSILILGQQLGENSEGNLLPKQVEFARTIHGAGTDLLNLITDILDLSKIESGTVTVVAEEVPVSPLLDSIARPFRHEAERKGLGLDVQLEPGMNANIVTDSKRLQQVLKNLLSNAFKFTERGGVRMRVGPVHDGWNRDHPVLSRAAGVVCFEVADTGIGIPAEKQRIIFEAFQQADAGTSRKYGGTGLGLAISRELASLLGGEIQLRSTPGVGSTFSLYLPTAYTGPSVTLTKPSGRELDSRHAHEAMFPSVRPERAIEQIPDDRADLLPGEPTILIVEDDPAYARLLLDEAHAQGFKVLVAMRGTDALALAREYRPTAMSLDVFLPDMLGWAVLNQLKQDPTLRHIPVQIVTLDEDRQHGLARGAFSFIPKPTSTEGLQSALSKLKEYIVPRARRLLVVEDNEAEQMSIGELLGHDDIEIATAGTGREALQAMRDTQYDCAVLDLRLPDMSGFQVLEQIRDDATLRDLPVVVFTGKELSPDEDAQLRTLARSVVVKGVESPERLLDETALFLHRVVADLPVEKQQMLEKLHRSDDHLIGRKVLVVDDDIRNIFALSSVLERRGMEVLTAGTGFEAIEKLDTTDDVAIVLMDIMMPEMDGYQTMQAIRQKPALRRLPIVALTAKAMKGDREKCLDAGASDYLAKPVNTEQLLSALRLWLHR